A stretch of the Alnus glutinosa chromosome 6, dhAlnGlut1.1, whole genome shotgun sequence genome encodes the following:
- the LOC133871011 gene encoding uncharacterized protein LOC133871011 produces the protein MAVAFTNLTWWLWSGGKHQEPRISNGPSLNSSSDSSIWESDALKFPLVKGANMVSSSRRVKRKWHSREERKVDREYDVVLVPSDGGCVSGSESDDSDWSIGWLEPHGPGFQSDDDTDDSFAVLVPCYGRGYDDLVEDSKKNIFSTVGNIPDSYLDESKNSMEQWLSSLQSS, from the exons ATGGCTGTGGCTTTTACCAATCTCACATGGTGGTTGTGGAGTGGTGGGAAGCATCAGGAGCCTAGAATCTCCAATGGGCCTTCTCTGAATTCTTCATCTGATTCGAGTATATGGGAATCTGATGCTCTGAAATTTCCATTGGTTAAAGGAGCCAACATGGTCTCCTCATCAAGAAGGGTGAAGCGCAAATGGCATAGTCGGGAAGAGCGGAAAGTTGATAGGGAATATGATGTTGTTCTTGTCCCATCTGATGGGGGATGTGTTTCAGGTTCAGAGTCCGATGATTCAGATTGGTCAATTGGATGGTTGGAGCCTCATGGACCTGGGTTCCAGAGTGATGATGACACTGATGACAGTTTTGCTGTGCTAGTTCCATGCTATGGGCGTGGCTATGATGATCTGGTGGAggattcaaagaaaaatatcttcaGCACTGTTGGGAACATCCCGGATAGTTATTTGGATG AGAGCAAGAATTCTATGGAACAGTGGCTTTCTTCTCTTCAAAGTAGCTGA
- the LOC133870139 gene encoding protein NETWORKED 2A-like gives MLQRAASNAYSWWWASHIRTKQSRWLEENLQDLEEKVRETLKIINNDGDSFAQKAEMYYKSRPELINFVEEAFRAYRALAERYDHLSKELQSANRTIATVFPERAQYAMDDDDDDEENLPGTSTSSTYPNKPIKDVEAVLKPNIPKVPKIPEKDFRSQSMLVSRKGPLKRAASSAKAAVIPGSGMSKSEALHDIDKLQKEILALQTEKEFVQSLYDRVNVKYFEIEKQITDMQKRVCSLQGEFGIDIVIDDDEARTLMATTALKSCEQTLVKLQEKQEQSVEDARVEHKRIKEVHEKFKTIKNEFISKQTDGEESTGLELKNIDQEITGKEQERHDVEVQEENIKEQVDVNSRTSLTMMELAEKIDELVKKVVTLETAVSSQTALVETLRSETDELQEHIQRLEGDKETLVESSEIMGNKLKELEEELRRVKNINISLEDKNNNLQTHFTEASSDLDNLSGKLQGVEQDKEDGDTGLFQEVIKAVPDAKPEKGSDEDREKMAEKEEKKDDDIPAFGNSAGVEEEKQTDTRNDLLLMPENPRELMQQEKDEKKDSSETVDSNLSVEPEELEAEEEEDQPIWKKMFVKGLEDREKILLDEYTSVLGNNKSLRKKLGEVEKKNKDSIFELAMQIRELKSAAASKDEVIQSLLQKLSCPQPSTNTKPEYKYMNQESVSQAATSEASNIQPSNSDPKTLSDLFRNESTETIGESPAKEDERNIKVNQVDHHHAASTIEEKFRSDIDDLLEENLEFWLRFSTSVHQIQKFQNSIQDLHAELQKLKDKKQEGSGKNQSSKSEIKPIYRHLREIQTELSLWLEHNAVLKDDLLSRFSSLCIIQEKLSKMSKADSAEEKTELSAYQAAKFQGEVLNMKQENSKVSNELQTGLNSVTALKDDVEKTLAQLDEELGISASKKYLRSQPRIPLRSFLFGVKLKKQKPSIPSIFPCGNPALQKQYSDLAAGLYL, from the exons atgttgcAGAGAGCAGCAAGCAATGCATATTCATGGTGGTGGGCAAGCCACATCAGGACAAAGCAGTCAAGATGGCTAGAAGAAAACCTCCAAG aTTTGGAGGAGAAGGTGAGAGAGACGctcaaaatcattaacaatgATGGGGACTCCTTTGCACAGAAGGCAGAAATGTACTACAAGAGCAGGCCGGAGCTCATAAACTTTGTGGAAGAAGCCTTCCGGGCATACCGAGCTTTGGCAGAGAGATATGATCACCTGTCAAAAGAGCTGCAAAGTGCCAACCGCACCATTGCCACAGTTTTCCCCGAGCGTGCTCAGTATGCAATggatgatgatgacgatgatgaAGAAAATCTCCCTGGAACATCCACTTCTTCCACTTATCCAAACAAACCCATCAAGGATGTTGAGGCTGTTCTTAAACCAAACATCCCAAAAGTCCCCAAGATTCCAGAGAAAGATTTCAGGAGCCAATCTATGTTGGTCTCAAGGAAGGGACCGCTTAAGAGAGCTGCTAGTTCTGCTAAAGCTGCTGTAATTCCAGGTTCAGGGATGAGCAAAAGTGAGGCATTACATGATATTGATAAACTTCAGAAAGAAATTTTGGCACTACAAACTGAGAAGGAGTTTGTACAAAGCTTGTATGACCGCGTTAATGTAaagtattttgaaattgaaaaacaaatcacTGATATGCAGAAAAGAGTCTGCAGCTTGCAGGGTGAGTTTGGCATAGACATTGTTATAGATGATGATGAAGCTCGAACTTTGATGGCTACCACAGCTCTAAAATCATGTGAACAGACCTTGGTTAAGTTGCAAGAGAAACAAGAGCAATCAGTGGAAGATGCAAGAGTAGAGCACAAAAGGATTAAGGAAGTTCATGAGAAGTTTAAGACAATCAAAAATGAATTTATTTCCAAACAAACAGATGGTGAGGAGAGCACAGGACTGGAATTGAAGAACATAGACCAAGAGATCACTGGCAAGGAACAAGAGAGACATGACGTGGAAGTGCAAGAGGAGAACATTAAGGAACAAGTTGATGTGAATTCAAGAACATCGCTGACTATGATGGAACTGGCAGAGAAGATTGATGAACTTGTAAAAAAGGTTGTTACTTTGGAAACTGCTGTCTCTTCTCAGACTGCTTTGGTAGAGACACTAAGGTCAGAAACAGATGAACTTCAGGAACACATTCAAAGATTGGAAGGGGATAAGGAGACTCTTGTTGAGAGTTCAGAAATTATGGGAAACAAGTTAAAAGAGTTGGAGGAGGAGCTGCGGAGAGTTAAAAATATCAACATAAGTTTGgaagacaaaaataacaatcTGCAAACACATTTCACTGAAGCTAGTAGTGACCTTGATAATCTTTCTGGGAAATTGCAAGGTGTGGAGCAGGATAAGGAGGATGGGGATACAGGATTGTTCCAGGAAGTGATCAAAGCTGTTCCTGATGCCAAACCAGAAAAAGGGTCGGACGAAGATAGAGAAAAGATGgcagaaaaggaagagaagaaggacGATGACATTCCGGCTTTCGGTAATTCCGCCGGagttgaagaagaaaagcaGACTGACACTAGAAATGACCTCCTTTTGATGCCTGAAAACCCTCGGGAACTAATGCAGCAGGAGAAAGATGAGAAGAAAGATTCATCTGAGACAGTAGACAGTAATCTATCAGTTGAGCCAGAGGAATTAGAggcagaggaggaagaagatcaaCCTATCTGGAAGAAGATGTTTGTAAAGGGGTTAGAGGACAGAGAAAAGATTCTGCTCGATGAGTACACTTCAGTTCTTGGTAATAATAAGTCATTAAGGAAGAAGCTTGGTGAAGTGGAGAAGAAAAACAAGGATAGCATCTTTGAACTGGCAATGCAGATAAGAGAACTGAAGAGTGCTGCTGCCTCAAAAGATGAGGTGATCCAATCTTTACTTCAGAAATTAAGCTGCCCACAACCAAGCACAAATACCAAACCAGAATACAAATATATGAATCAGGAAAGCGTTAGTCAAGCAGCTACCTCAGAGGCCTCTAATATCCAACCTTCAAATTCCGATCCAAAGACACTTTCTGATTTATTTCGTAATGAATCTACAGAAACAATAGGCGAATCACCCGCAAAGGAGGACGAAAGAAACATCAAGGTAAATCAGGTTGATCACCACCATGCTGCTTCAACTATTGAAGAAAAGTTCCGTTCCGACATTGATGATCTGCTGGAGGAAAATCTGGAGTTTTGGCTGAGGTTTAGCACTTCGGTTCATCAGATACAAAAGTTCCAGAATTCAATCCAGGATTTGCATGCAGAGTTGCAGAAACTAAAGGATAAGAAGCAAGAAGGAAGTGGCAAAAACCAATCATCAAAAtcagaaatcaaacccatataCAGACACCTGAGAGAGATACAAACTGAACTGTCTTTATGGTTGGAACATAATGCAGTACTAAAAGACGATCTGCTTAGCAGATTCTCATCCTTATGCATCATTCAAGAAAAGTTATCAAAAATGTCCAAGGCAGATTCTGCAGAAGAAAAGACAGAGCTTAGTGCATATCAAGCTGCAAAGTTTCAAGGAGAGGTTCTCAACATGAAACAGGAGAACAGCAAGGTCTCCAATGAACTGCAAACAGGCCTCAATAGTGTGACAGCACTGAAGGATGACGTTGAGAAGACCCTGGCGCAGCTGGACGAGGAACTTGGGATTTCAGCGTCAAAGAAATACTTAAGAAGTCAGCCTAGAATTCCCTTAAGGTCTTTCTTATTTGGGGTTAAGTTGAAGAAGCAAAAGCCTTCAATCCCTTCAATCTTCCCATGTGGGAATCCGGCATTGCAGAAACAGTACAGTGATCTAGCGGCTGGACTCTACTTGTAG
- the LOC133871843 gene encoding uncharacterized protein LOC133871843 has translation MVEKTKKHIKGSINEEDISTLLQRYTATTVLALLQEVAHCPDVKIDWNALVRNTSTGISDAREYQMLWRHLAYRHSLLDKLEDGAHPLDDDSDLEYEVEALPTVSNEASTEAAACVKVLIASGLPSESSLPTSSIVEAPLTINIPNGLSSRAPSENSEATCSVQGTYITVPVAVQKLALPAAIPSEVLDANGSASGNMPPRRKRKPWSEAEDIELIAAVQKCGEGNWANILRGDFKGDRTASQLSQRWAIIRKRRGNLNVGSNSTGSQLSEARRAAHHAMSLALDMPIKNLTAIRPAGTNATSNSVLPTTGEAAMVACNFVQAQDQSQEGSIPTKSFPIGSLGSLAKSQVSLIKPSTKPSIGSDSALRATAVAAGARIASPSDVASFIKATQAKNAVHIKSTGSFLTKLSVPGGVSTHSETQTNVRLEAKPCSSYPAVTVTITASHPGSVKASSPTVQQAPSAFATPSNMSSEQTNAVSSSLPSELLPKQEVRTADGIKVSESCYAPKVVQEDGACVSGNTSSDRIEEDKAPSPDNKAEFTKQLNGVNNPNSSLNNTKTAESDEKAAIDNCAEGRQNMNDNDMMGSPVRGDIQSAVEVNCQNQGTNEKEADLPNTVADGCGEQLEVLIKK, from the exons ATGGTTGAGAAAACAAAGAAGCACATTAAGGGCTCCATCAACGAAGAAGACATCTCCACTCTCCTTCAAAG GTATACGGCAACGACGGTGCTGGCTTTGCTTCAGGAAGTCGCGCATTGTCCGGACGTGAAGATCGACTGGAATGCGTTGGTGCGGAATACTTCAACTGGGATTTCGGATGCTAGGGAGTACCAGATGCTGTGGCGCCATTTAGCTTATCGTCATTCTTTGCTCGATAAGTTGGAAGATGGGGCTCATCCTCTG GATGATGATAGTGATTTAGAGTATGAAGTTGAAGCCCTTCCCACTGTTAGCAACGAAGCTTCTACAGAGGCTGCAGCATGTGTAAAG GTACTGATTGCTTCTGGTTTACCGAGTGAGTCTAGTCTCCCAACCAGCTCAATAGTTGAGGCTCCATTAACTATAAATATACCCAATGGTCTGTCATCCAGAGCTCCTTCAGAAAATTCAGAAGCTACATGTTCAGTGCAAGGGACATACATTACTGTTCCTGTTGCTGTTCAGAAGCTGGCTCTTCCTGCAGCTATACCTTCTGAAGTACTGGATGCAAATGGATCAGCCAGTGGCAACATGCCTCCACGAAGGAAAAGAAAACCATGGTCAGAAGCAGAGGATATAGAACTGATAGCTGCCGTGCAAAAATGTGGTGAGGGAAATTGGGCGAACATATTAAGGGGAGACTTCAAGGGCGATAGGACTGCTTCACAGTTATCTCAG AGGTGGGCCATTATTAGGAAGCGGCGTGGCAACTTAAATGTGGGATCCAACTCCACTGGCTCACAACTTTCTGAGGCACGGCGGGCAGCTCATCATGCAATGTCCCTAGCCCTTGATATGCCAATTAAAAACTTGACAGCCATACGCCCTG CTGGAACAAATGCAACTAGTAACTCTGTTCTTCCTACAACTGGTGAAGCTGCTATGGTTGCCTGCAACTTTGTACAAGCCCAGGACCAGTCTCAAGAAGGCTCCATTCCGACAAAATCCTTTCCCATTGGATCATTGGGTTCCCTAGCAAAATCTCAAGTATCCTTAATAAAACCTTCAACAAAACCTAGTATTGGTTCAGATTCTGCATTAAGAGCAACTGCAGTTGCCGCTGGTGCCCGCATTGCTTCTCCATCAGATGTTGCATCATTTATCAAGGCTACCCAGGCAAAGAATGCTGTCCATATCAAATCCACAGGTAGTTTTTTGACCAAATTGTCTGTGCCCGGCGGTGTGTCAACTCACTCAGAGACCCAAACTAACGTACGTCTTGAAGCCAAACCATGTTCGTCCTATCCTGCTGTCACTGTCACAATTACTGCTTCACATCCTGGTTCAGTAAAAGCGTCCTCGCCAACAGTTCAGCAGGCTCCATCTGCTTTTGCCACACCATCAAATATGTCATCTGAACAGACTAATGCCGTTAGTTCTAGTCTGCCCTCTGAACTTCTGCCAAAGCAAGAGGTTAGGACTGCAGATGGGATCAAAGTTTCTGAGTCATGCTATGCACCCAAAGTAGTCCAAGAAGATGGAGCTTGTGTATCAGGAAACACGTCGAGCGACCGAATTGAAGAAGATAAAGCCCCGTCACCAGACAATAAAGCAGAGTTCACAAAACAATTGAATGGTGTTAATAATCCAAATAGTTCTTTGAACAACACGAAGACAGCTGAAAGTGATGAGAAAGCTGCCATTGACAACTGTGCTGAAGGTAGACAAAACATGAACGATAATGATATGATGGGTTCACCAGTTAGAGGTGACATTCAGTCTGCAGTTGAGGTGAATTGTCAGAATCAAGGCACAAATGAGAAAGAGGCAGATTTGCCAAACACGGTAGCAGATGGATGCGGTGAACAGCTGGaggttttaataaaaaaatga
- the LOC133871663 gene encoding uncharacterized protein LOC133871663 — translation MSTTSVSKINGIDHAIPHYGFELADYETIASRCNDITYLTDVIGRLESVGVIEEIKAKGRPTKVRKIQLLLEENKYLQTTLWGSTALQVDEDFYEKNTSPTIVIVTSTIVKTFRGEYNLSSTTATRVYINLKIPEVARVLDKLNNVTVSEVKELKIDRPPMIPDEELALRNRKTVAEIKKMEWKPETKEILITCLCKVNRIDNKFEWYYIGCLTCKTKVKLIGGSFWCERCKAEPKFSVPTYRIQIEVSDTIDSTTFIVFDKEGEQLTGKTAKELADMQDENLKDNVLPREMKAIVSNEYIFQLRLNDYNLKRGLENYTVSKIFEPHVSQEVQIQKETPANSEQNTEDEQTFTQHSSMSFSLPIEDVESDDDDMPIKLLCKRKRYT, via the exons atgtcAACAACTTCCGTCTCTAAGATCAATGGAATAGATCATGCCATACCTCATTACGGATTTGAACTCGCTGATTATGAAACTATAGCGAGTCGTTGCAATGACATAACTTATTTGACTG ATGTCATTGGTAGATTAGAATCAGTTGGAGTTATTGAAGAGATTAAAGCAAAAGGTCGTCCAACAAAAGTTCGAAAAATTCAGTTGTTACTAGAAGa AAACAAATATTTGCAAACAACTTTGTGGGGATCTACAGCACTTCAAGTAGATGAGGATTTCTATGAGAAAAATACAAGTCCAACTATTGTAATAGTAACTTCGACTATTGTGAAGACTTTCAGGG gtGAATACAACTTATCATCAACAACTGCAACAAGGGTGTACATCAACCTTAAAATTCCTGAAGTTGCCAGAGTTCTTGACAA gTTGAACAATGTCACAGTATCGGAAGTTAAAGAATTGAAGATTGATCGACCACCGATGATTCCAGACGAGGAACTTGCTTTGCGAAACAGAAAGACGGTTgctgaaataaaaaaaatggaatggaAACCCGAGACAAAG gaaatattaattacatgttTATGCAAAGTCAATAGAATAGACAACAAGTTTGAATGGTATTATATTGGTTGTCTTACATGCAAGACGAAGGTTAAGCTTATAGGAGGATCTTTTTGGTGTGAACGTTGTAAGGCGGAACCTAAATTTTCTGTACCAac GTATAGGATACAAATAGAAGTATCAGATACAATTGATTCAACAACATTCATTGTATTTGATAAAGAGGGTGAACAACTTACAGGCAAGACTGCGAAAGAACTTGCAGACATGCAAGATGAg AATTTGAAGGACAATGTCTTACCAAGAGAAATGAAAGCAATAGTTTCCAATGAATATATATTCCAATTGCGACTCAACGACTATAATTTGAAAAGAGGATTAGAGAATTATACCGTTTCAAAAATCTTTGAACCACATGTTTCACAAGAGGTTCAGATCCAAAAG GAAACTCCGGCCAACTCTGAACAAAATACAGAAGACGAACAGACATTCACTCAACATTCTTCAATGTCGTTTTCCTTACCTATTGAAGATGTTGAATCAGATGATGATGATATGCCGATCAAATTACTTTGCAAACGAAAGCGATACACTTAA